Proteins encoded by one window of Primulina huaijiensis isolate GDHJ02 chromosome 1, ASM1229523v2, whole genome shotgun sequence:
- the LOC140978112 gene encoding uncharacterized protein isoform X1, which produces MFHMMGDKLISYHQMCDDYLDSCLYKNCGMMTAVDVKCFDWVGKYAELTINIYNQKEQKHFGLIKVERLYSISSPSYCMTFWARDGRSDECRLFRAVVCVKDEEDVCAQKLNESDEDLSPYTCYTLLGSDYHGSFHNISREDRDLDGFGS; this is translated from the exons ATGTGTGATGATTATTTGGACTCTTGTTTGTATAAGAACTGTGGAATGATGACAGCAGTGGATGTCAAATGCTTTGACTGGGTTGGAAAATACGCGGAATTGACCATAAACATCTACAATCAGAAAGAA CAAAAGCATTTCGGTCTCATAAAGGTTGAGAGGCTCTACTCTATATCGTCTCCGTCTTACTGCATGACATTCTGGGCACGGGATGGTAGAAGTGATGAGTGTCGTCTTTTTCGAGCCGTTGTTTGCGTTAAGGATGAG GAGGATGTTTGCGCCCAAAAGTTAAACGAAAGCGATGAAGATCTATCCCCTTACACATG TTATACTTTACTTGGATCTGATTATCATGGAAGTTTTCATAATATTAGTCGCGAGGATCGAGATTTAGATGGATTTGGGAGTTGA
- the LOC140978112 gene encoding uncharacterized protein isoform X3, whose product MFHMMGDKLISYHQMCDDYLDSCLYKNCGMMTAVDVKCFDWVGKYAELTINIYNQKEQKHFGLIKVERLYSISSPSYCMTFWARDGRSDECRLFRAVVCVKDEEDVCAQKLNESDEDLSPYTCREDRDLDGFGS is encoded by the exons ATGTGTGATGATTATTTGGACTCTTGTTTGTATAAGAACTGTGGAATGATGACAGCAGTGGATGTCAAATGCTTTGACTGGGTTGGAAAATACGCGGAATTGACCATAAACATCTACAATCAGAAAGAA CAAAAGCATTTCGGTCTCATAAAGGTTGAGAGGCTCTACTCTATATCGTCTCCGTCTTACTGCATGACATTCTGGGCACGGGATGGTAGAAGTGATGAGTGTCGTCTTTTTCGAGCCGTTGTTTGCGTTAAGGATGAG GAGGATGTTTGCGCCCAAAAGTTAAACGAAAGCGATGAAGATCTATCCCCTTACACATG TCGCGAGGATCGAGATTTAGATGGATTTGGGAGTTGA
- the LOC140978112 gene encoding uncharacterized protein isoform X2, translating to MFHMMGDKLISYHQMCDDYLDSCLYKNCGMMTAVDVKCFDWVGKYAELTINIYNQKEQKHFGLIKVERLYSISSPSYCMTFWARDGRSDECRLFRAVVCVKDEEDVCAQKLNESDEDLSPYTWYICIFRNYANSTYILVID from the exons ATGTGTGATGATTATTTGGACTCTTGTTTGTATAAGAACTGTGGAATGATGACAGCAGTGGATGTCAAATGCTTTGACTGGGTTGGAAAATACGCGGAATTGACCATAAACATCTACAATCAGAAAGAA CAAAAGCATTTCGGTCTCATAAAGGTTGAGAGGCTCTACTCTATATCGTCTCCGTCTTACTGCATGACATTCTGGGCACGGGATGGTAGAAGTGATGAGTGTCGTCTTTTTCGAGCCGTTGTTTGCGTTAAGGATGAG GAGGATGTTTGCGCCCAAAAGTTAAACGAAAGCGATGAAGATCTATCCCCTTACACATGGTACATATGTATATTTAGAAATTATGCTAATTCCACCTACATTCTTGTCATTGattaa